The genomic DNA ACAAGCAGTCGCAGGAGATCCATTTACGATAGTCATTTTCGTTTTCACTTGCTGTTCTTTCAGCTTTTGCTCCCTTCGTCGAAGGATTACGCTGctccatttctttttattgcatCCTACTGTCGTAACTTTTTTCGTTTCGAAATTCCTATTACGAACAATACGTAATTTCTATTTCCGCTCGTTTCTCGTCTAATTTTACGAAAGAAGAATTCTTccaatttatttcttattcattTCGTTATTTCTATGACGTATGTACTCGACATAGAGAAGTTCCtgttatttcaataatattcacCGAGACCTCGAACAGTTTATCAAAGTGTAGTGCTAAATAGCACGATTCGATTCACCTTTCTCGAGGACACGAAGTGAGATCAAGGCGAATATACGGGACAATAGGTGAAGGTGAAGGATGCCACATAGTCTCTCACTTTCTCCAGAAACCTTGCTGATTAGCAGGCTCTAACCAGCAATATGCTCAATGTAATTTCTCGTTAGAAGGAAATGTTTTccagaatgaaaataaatgaagatCGAACAGGCAAATCGTCTCTGAAAATGATACGTTTAGAAACTCGTTCGATCGTAGCATTCCTTGCTTTAGGATGCTTGAAATAaaagtaacaaattttttaaaaagtatttgGACTATATTTTGATCCACGAAGAAGGCGATTTCGGTTAATTAAGGTTACTATGACATTCTTGAAATGCTTGGCCAAATTTGGGCATCATTAAACGGCAGAAATTTTCTTAATATGTTCTGCCGTGGCATGGATTTCTCTTAAATTGGTCGCCGGTTGCTACTttgtattttgaaattaaatacaaaaatctTTTGAAAGATTAgattaaatataatactaatacATTCAATATATCGTGTATATACATATCATACTCGGCAAAAGAAATTCAAGAATTTGACCTAAATTTCGTTTTGAGAAGAAATTtatcttcatcttcttcgtcCTTTTTACTACACTCACAATTCTATTTACTACACATTAGTCACATCTCACAcgtatttacatataaaatcaTGGTGACGCTGTCTCTGTATTTAAACTTTcacgaataaaatttgaatacatTACGCAATTAAATTTTACCCATCTATAAAATTTCACAGACAGGAATGTAAAAGTTCGTCTGTTCGGTTCATTGTTCAATTAATCAATCTCTCTCTTCGGAAGACACGAAGCAAAGGCTAAAGAACGCCAGGTTTCCGACATACTCTATGCTCAATGACAAAACCAGCCTACGTAATTGTCAAAGTTGGCCGGCCTATTTTCTTACAAACAGTTCCTTTTAAATTGATAGGAAGTCTAGTGACGTTAATTGAAGCAACGGTGCACGGCTATCGAACTTCATATCTTAAGGTGCAGGAAGAGAAGAAGTAGTTTCACGACAGTAAGATCGAAAGTGTGACTTCTGCATGACCCTGGGGTgaaatttctctctttctataaGAAGATGGAGGATGTTAACCACTCTCGGAGAAATTTCCATGTCTGTCTTGTTGACCGGCGAGAACAAACACAATggttgaataattattttagtaATTTAACTTGCATTCGTGTTTAACAACTAACTTATATCCATAATGCAGTCATTAGAATGTACGAAGAATAGTaagaaaaaaatgagaaatttcTGGACACGATTTTATTGAGAAAATCCAATTTCTATACTTTAATCTATCGGatagtataataaaaatctAGATAAGATTTAGAATTTAACTGTATGCGTAATATACAGTTTTATGCTTTTGTTATCGGCTATTGTTCGTGGTATATGTacaatctatattttttatagcaaactacaagaaaaagaaagagaagaaatggtaaaaacgtataatcgtttaacgttattttatactttcattTTGTGCTATAACATTGTAGGATATCAGGACAAGAAAAGAAATGTCTATCATTATCTATCATTTATACTCGATCCATATTAGAAAACAAATGACCGAGTGGTACATGCTCCTACAGCTTTTTTCCAATCGTTCACTCTTCGTGACAGTTGACAACTTGGCATGTTTCTCATTAACATATACCTTTCACCCCGAGATCGCTAAATTACGCGTTGCACTATATGCACATTGCacaatgtacaaatattgatcaGCTATCACGTAATATTTGATTACATATTAGATCATGTTTGACATTGATTctcttataatatatgtaaatattttgttGAGCAATGTTTACCGTACGACTTGTACCGTTTAATAGCACAAAATGGGACATGTCCGCAAACGTGTTGGcgactttaattaattaatactttaATAATACTTTACGATACATTAATACTTTACGATAATAAATACGCTAACTTATTAAGTGACATTATGCGAAAGAACAAATATAGTTGTTCCACTATTACGATCTAGGACACCCCGTGTATGAAAGATCTTAGATAAATCGGAGAGATTCTCGTTAAATTATTCCATGTAATTGCTTGCGTTTCTTGCAATCCTGGCATAAAAAACATAGGATACGTGGTACGGAACAAGTATACAAACTGGCGCAGAAGAATCCAGTTAAACGGTTATGTTACAGGTCGTCCTTTCACTAAAATCGAACGATCCCGCGTGCGATCGAAAGTAAAAGCAATCAACTGGTGGTATACTTTCTACGAAGAATAAAGGATAAAAGCATACGTTAAAAGATAAAAGATAGAAGGACACTTTCGCGATTCCGTATTCATCTTTATGGCATGTACAGTCGTTTAAAATAACAGTCGCGCCTTTTAATTATACCTTTTAGAATGCAGATCGAGAAAGTAGAATTAATAGGATTCATTAAAATATCGCTTATAGGGTTTCGGCTTATAAGGTtgcgtgaaattaattttatcgcgAATCCTTGTGTCATTAGCACGCAGTTGTTAATCGCTGGTCGAATTGCTTAACAAAACATCGATCAACAGAAAATCGAGGATCCTAAAAGGGATTGGCAAGAATAGAAAACGAAAGATATTACTATATCTTTATTCAaaactttcgtttctctttaaataaattaatatcggTGTTTTTAAAGTAGTTGAAAATTATCCAAACAGCGTAATATTTGCACGAACACAATGACGAAATACGACAGTTGCAAGTTTCGACTGGATCGGTGATTCGAACGTCTTGCAGTCTCCTTGAAAGTCTCTCAATTACGAAAAAGTAAGTTTTCTCCAACAGCGAGATATTTCATGGACACAATAAAATCTACTAGTCGAAGTTTCGAGAAAATTACTGCCACAAATATGCTGCAGCCTCCTTCCAAGTGTCTCAATTATGAAAAAGCAAAGTGTACCAATTCCTCGCGCCAATTTCCACCGCCAAGCGACCGGAACGTGCGATTTATATATTCGTTAGCAAAGTGACAATTTCATTTAACCAAGACTATTCGAACGTGAGAGAACATATCGAAATTAATCAGGAAGTAACGTCGGTTTCGAAAGTCGTGGGAAGAGGAACAGATCGTcccgtttaaaaatattacagacTTTCTCTGCGCTTTAATGTCGTCTCGTTATTTGCCTTGTGTCGTTGAAAACACTTCGTCCGCCTGTCATTTAtggattataaattttataaagatcACGTATGTCGCtgtttggaaaataaaaatggtcgtagaaacgagaaaaagacTTTAACGAACTTCTTTCCTTAAAAGAAGTTTCCTTTGAATTATGTATTGGCGTTCTGGATATGCGGTTCCGGAGcttatattgtatataaggtgttaaaaaagaaaaagaaaaagtgttAATTATCAAGATATTTCGAGTGATTAATTGGCAGTTTGTATTTCTTAACATATTTAAAGAACAACGTTCTCGAATTAACACGGAAGATGAACTACTCCgattatataaacaaattagGGAGCACTTCAAGGATTTCAAGCGCGATTAATCTGTGTAGGAGTTGTGACACGTAGTAAACGCTCGGTGATAAATGTACGAAgcgaatattattacgtattatgtaCTTTAATCCGCAAGAGTCGTGACTTCGTGTGGATTATGTAAACTAATTATGTTACCAATAGATGCCCtgattataatatacatacgtgTCTTAGCTAGATTTAAGATTTTTTCGGCTCTACCTTGACATTTCCACTTTCCTGATCTTCGATTCTTCTGATTTTCCGATCTTATAGTTTTCcaagtatttcaatttttcaatttttcgacgttacgatatttcgatgttttaatattttaatttctctgtCCTTCGGTCTCTTGATCCGATTCTCAACCGTCCAGAAAGATTCATCGTAGGGCACCAGCGACCTAAAAAGCAAAGACGAAGTAAAAGGGATCTCGCAATGGCGACGAAATGCGTCAGAACgttgaaggaaaaaagaaaaaagactatTCCGAACGCTATTACCGAATATAGAGATAATGACTTCTGGGCGTTCAGAAATATTCTGCGAAACGGAAGGAAAGCGAAAGGTGGCAGAAATCTTCTGTCCTGTTGAACGCTAGGAACGCCATACTCTACGGGGCGTAAAAGTGAAGGAGCACCCGTTATATAACGGGACTATACCGTGTCCTGTAGTGAATGCACGCGTTTGATCGTGCATGCAGGCCGATTATGCAATCACTGGCATAATAGGGGTAGTGTGCTGGCCGCATATTCCGCGTGGATGTACCTGGCTAAGCTGCTCGAAGATGTAATAGCAAAGAATTTCCTCATGGATATATGTGGAAAGTGAACGTCTTCTTGGAGttgtaaaaaaggaaaaagaaccaGTGAATGGTTTTTCTGCGTTGATCGTCGAATGAAATATAGCAAAGGATGGTGGTTTAATTAATCGGATGGAATCGTTGCAGTCTGTGGCTTTTTAGGTAACAAGGAATATTGTATAAGTGTCTGAAACACATTTCCCTCTGTTCGAAATATCTTTACCAGTTGATCGTAGATTAACTAATATTTGATGCTTTGATGTAATTTGCGGCTCGTAGTTCATTCGTTTCCCATTTCTTTTTATCCAgccatatatatgtatataatataatataatataatattaaaagtaaaatattcccTCGCGGtcataaaataacattaaaatcgAAAACTTGACGAAAATGCACGTATCGTATCTGTGTTTTTCTGCGACCAGAACATCGTTCAACGAGATCCTCACGTTTTAAACGAACACAGATAACCATTCTATGCAAAATACGAGCAAACCAACTTACACCACTGTGACTCTCGATCCGCCACCTTTCTCCTTCGTTCTTCTTCGCTTCCACAACCCCATGAATAGACAGAAGGTAACTTCGCCGACCATTACTGTTTCCACGTTCGATTTCAAACGATCCGTTCACTACCAACTGCACGTTGAAACACGATCGCTTATAAGGCCTTCTCCTTGTGATATCAGAAGGAAATCCACGATCGTGCCGATCTATAGAACGGTTGTCTGGTCAGTTGATATATCTGGAGATAGTTCAAACACGCGGACGCGTGGATCGTTAATAGGAGAGAGAGATAGGAAGCCGCGCCCAGATTACATTTTTTTCCACATCAGCTGTGGGAAAACCGTGGCCAACGATCCGCGGACAGCACCGCAATCGTTGCGCGTGATCTCGTTACGTCAGTGATCGCGATCGATGAAATCTTTGAGGAAGAATTTAATTTGTAGAAGCAGAGTTGCTTGACCGATTACCTGCGTTATGTTTGATCAGTAGACTGCGAACTTTTACGCGCTTTATGAAATTCCATTACCGAAACTCTAGCACGTTGAATCGCGAAAATAACTTTGTGCTATATCTCAtaattgcaattattattataacgatAATTTTTAATGATACGAAACTAcgaatatgaattttaattattgttagtgttatatacttatatgtaTAGATTAATAAGTACACGAATAGAATTTATAGTAGTAGCTGAGACGCTATATTTCATAAACACCTAGTTGATGAATGAAACGCACATAGTTTGGTTGAAAGAGGAATCGCGGTAGAAGAAGAATGCACGAAGTTCGTTATGCTTTCGTGAAGTCATCTGGTTTAAGATTGCATGCAAATAGGTGCAAGAAGTGAAGAATGTTTTATTGTTGACATCATAGATCCATATAGTTTCTCTAAAACGTCCACTTTCTAAGCCTCAATTACTCTTAACCGGAGACAGAGACTTTTCGCAATAGTAAGCGGAGAAAACTAACATCGCGGAATACTTTTTTCGAGTGAGGTAAACATTGTTATTGCTTTACTAACTGGTGTTGAAATTATCGTTATGTAATACAACATTCTGTGTACGTATAATAATCAAATCCTATATGAAGATCGATCGATCATCGGCGTCTATTTAATTAATCAACttgcaaaatgaaattaatcacGTTAAACCATTTTATTACTAGCAAAAACTAGGGAAACATAAGCCTATAAAAATGTAACAGAGtcattaattatattgtattctcataaataaatattaatcataaatttctctttatcgATGGTTAAATgctatacatgtataataaaagtattgtatcatttcttcaaattttaagatctatttcgataaaaagaatatttgatcTATCGTTTTCGTAAGCAAATCTATTTGCAATAccatattaaaaaatcaaaaaattttaattgcgtAATCGTTTCACTGCACAATTATGATAAGTTCTCTGTCTAATTCTCAAATAGCACGTTCCATTCTGCATTTATTCACACGTTTTTCTGGCCTCGGCGACAGGCAAAAACCTGCTCCAGTTACTCGTCTTAGCCTGTTTATCTTGCTACCAGTTAGTCTATTCAGACACCACGTGATTGATCGCCTTTGACTCGCATTTACCGTCAGCATTATTACGAGATTTAGGAGACTGCTAGAACGTACTACGGCAATTAGTAGCAGCCGACATGACAATGACAGTGGTTTCTATAGATGGCATTGACTTTCGATCGTATTATCGAACATTTTTCTTTAACACGTTGATCGCTGGACCGAATCCACGTGGCCTTCCATTGTGTGTGATATTCTTTTCTTAAAACTCGACGATTTCCATAGACACCGCTATAATGTCACCCACCTCTGGGATCAACCTGGGTCATGACGCCAACGTAGCGTCATCAGTAGTCTGCGAAGAGTTAACTGCACACGGGATTTATAATCGGTCTACTAGAAAGAGAATGAAACAACAGctaaaaacaaaatgaaatacaaGTAAGGCAGCAAGCAAGCTAGTTGATAAACGGCCAGAGATTCATTAACTCGTAATTTATGATAATGATACCAGCGTAACTTTTATCCATATCGTTCATcgtattataatttcaaatttcctttcCATCTAATTGCTATTTGctaagtaattatttaaaaaacataatTTCAGATTGATCAATCCCCTATGGTAGTTAACGATTAAATAGAATGAAATTTCCTGTACAAATATCATTTgcataatatttttcttcgtgcGCACTCGCGATAATGTACTTTTCATCGCGTGGACTAAAGAGATTCTCCTCGACGCGCAACTCTTGGCACGTAGCTatgctttaattttaatttaaagagaAAGGTAACAAAGGAACGCGATGGCAAAAGCTTGGAACAGTGTCGCCGCGCGTACCGAGGTTGTAGAAgagatttcaatttaaattcgaGATCGTCGAACGAGTTATTACGCGAGGACGCTGCGAAATGAAAACCGCGACGGAGTTATACTTTCTCGAAGAGTCGAGGAGATTGTCTCACAGCCCCTGGTACAACAACGACACGGAGAAGGGAGCCTAGAACAATGCTTCGGCTAATTATCGCGATCTTAATTACATCGggctctctttctttctttctcgaacAAAGCTGATGATTAATCATCACGAATACGCGCTGGATTGCCTTGCAGGTAATTGCAGAATCTATAACCGCCGGTGATTAAACGTGCGACTAGGGTAGATCATTGACTATTCCgcaatttatgtaaattcttgtGCTCATTACACGCCATTTCTTTGTTCACAAATTTGTTAAGTATCTATTAACATGGTAAACAATGTTCTATCTTATTTTTAGATGTACGAATCGGCCAAGAGGTACAATGATCGAATGCATGGAAGAATGATGATTACAAATGTGATTTCTTGCAATTTTCCTTGAAACTTAATTCTGTATGTTACCTCCTAGAAACTAATTCACGAAAGTGAGATTTCTTAATGAAATATTGGACACCAATTGTATACTTTGATAATGTGACATTgggaattttatgaaaaatagaaataaaattgatcaaTTTGATTTCTCGGAAGCTCACATGATCAGCGAAAATGTAAGGAAACgtaacataataaaaatataactgtagtatcgtggacaaaaggcctaagatatctgccgaatcgtaaacaatgtcgcgggagccgcggcatcgtcgggtacatcaatgtgtcgtcggtcctttttaagtggatagtttcgtggaaagggcccgcgtgaccctggccacgggcgtttcgggacacgtgtctcgaacggcgggaaaagacaaagagacgttaaagtcagtattagttgagaagccggagaggacggatgcaaaaggtgtgcagagtgtgaattgagaagcgagagcgagcgagtgtagaagccgaagagtgtgaatcgggaagtcgaaagccgcgtctgaaaataagacgtacgacagcattgtaattatttcgttgcttcgaatattgttaattaaatcaaaacatcattacttgtccttttctctaagacccattaagttactacataacgaatatgtatgtaattttgTTTAGAGTCATCCATCGCACGATCCACGGCCGCGTCTCTCAGCTTCTCAACAGGCTCAAATATTGAGCGACGTTCAGCAACACCAGCAACGTTTCCGTCGACCCCAAGATGCGACCAATTCTCGAGGGTCCTTCGACCAAGTTGCCTCCAAGCCGCAAACCAGCGCGTCTTACCCATCCCTGGCCAAATACAAAGTAGATCGTGCAAAACAGCAACAGCTTCAACAGCTGTACCAACAGCAACAACAAGTACAGCAATTGATACAAGAACAGCAACAGAAAATAGCTCAACAACTCAGCAATCCAAACTACTTGAACGTTCAGACTCAATTCCAATCTCAACCAGCCAAGCAACAATTTCCACAGCAATTTAGCAGCCAGTATCAGAACACCAATAGCCACTTTCAGAACCTTCAGCAAGACTTGTCGCAACCTTTGTTCAGCGATCGACAGACGTTACAGCTGCAAGAATATCTAGAGAAGCAACGTGAGTTGGAATTGGTGCAAAAGCAAAGGCAGCAATTATTATTGGAACAACAAGAGCTACGAAGGCAGCAGGAGCTTCTGAGACTCCAACAGCTTCAGAAACTCACGTCGACTACTCCTTTGCCAGTTCCTGTCACTTCTGCCAGCACGATTGCTATCAGCACTGCAACGTCTCCTGTTCTCGTATCGCTACCAACAGCGAGAAAAATCACTTCATCCGAAACAGATCTGTTCCTGAAAGCGATAGCTACTCATCAGAAGAAGTTCTCTACGACCACACCAATTCCACCCACAACAACGACAACTGCGAGAACCACAACGACCATCAAACCGACCATTGTCACTGCGGTCTCTCCCAGAACGTACCAAGAAAAGATAACAGTCACTCCCACTATCCCAGAGAATTTATTAAGCTTGATACAGGAGCAGCAGAATCAGTTTGTGAAACAGGGTAAGCCAAAGCCTGAGATCAAGTTTATATATCAGACTGAGAAGCCAGTGACCTCGAAGACCGTCACGACGAAGACCAGATCTGCTTCCTTAGGATCGGAAAGAGACGTTTTGTTGAAACAACTGAAGCTGGCTCTGGCTCAATCTATCGATGATGACGTGAGGAACGTCAGTACCAGGGACATAGTTCTTCCTAACGGAAAGAAGATTCAATTAATTGATTCTTCAAGCAGCTTAACGTCTAACCTTCCTACCGATGGATCCACTTTAACTATGTCTACTTTGGCGCTGACTACTTCGACGACGACTATCAAGCCACCGAAAGCTATTTTCGAAGAGCTGACTAGGGGTGTGCTTCCTCCTGGAGCTGACTTTGAGGTTATTAGACAGAAGAGCGACGGAAAGCTGGAGGAAATTGGAAAAGCACCGATTCAGAGTCTACCAGCGAAGAAGGTGACGTTTGTGGTATTGGAGGAGCAACCTGATGGCAGTTACAAAGTGCAAGGGGTGAAAGGGAACGCGGAGAAAGAGGGAAGCGAGGTCGAGTCTATCGTGGAGAAGATAAAGAAAGGAGAGTTAAAGTTGCCACCGAGTTCTTCGAATCCGACGACTGTGACTTCGCTTCAGAATTTCGGGTCCGGTTTGGATCCAAATTCCATTTCGACGAGGCAGAGTCTGACACCCTCGAGTCAAAGTATTGCGTCTACTAGCCCTAGATCGACTACTCCGAGGTCTACTTCTATTTCGTCGAGGTACACGGAGAGGTATGCGATAGagcaaattaatttaattcaataaatttttaatttctcatacTGCATCAATTACAAATCTCAATCTTCTAAATATCGTTCTTTCACAATACCCTTCAGAATCCAACTACAGTGGC from Bombus terrestris chromosome 11, iyBomTerr1.2, whole genome shotgun sequence includes the following:
- the LOC100645257 gene encoding mucin-3A isoform X1, with the translated sequence MRRRNVLCFLWITAILRIQGFVAAEADPAILSGTDLAQFQQSHPSHDPRPRLSASQQAQILSDVQQHQQRFRRPQDATNSRGSFDQVASKPQTSASYPSLAKYKVDRAKQQQLQQLYQQQQQVQQLIQEQQQKIAQQLSNPNYLNVQTQFQSQPAKQQFPQQFSSQYQNTNSHFQNLQQDLSQPLFSDRQTLQLQEYLEKQRELELVQKQRQQLLLEQQELRRQQELLRLQQLQKLTSTTPLPVPVTSASTIAISTATSPVLVSLPTARKITSSETDLFLKAIATHQKKFSTTTPIPPTTTTTARTTTTIKPTIVTAVSPRTYQEKITVTPTIPENLLSLIQEQQNQFVKQGKPKPEIKFIYQTEKPVTSKTVTTKTRSASLGSERDVLLKQLKLALAQSIDDDVRNVSTRDIVLPNGKKIQLIDSSSSLTSNLPTDGSTLTMSTLALTTSTTTIKPPKAIFEELTRGVLPPGADFEVIRQKSDGKLEEIGKAPIQSLPAKKVTFVVLEEQPDGSYKVQGVKGNAEKEGSEVESIVEKIKKGELKLPPSSSNPTTVTSLQNFGSGLDPNSISTRQSLTPSSQSIASTSPRSTTPRSTSISSRYTESKPTEYFPHVTISPNSVPTTDKYLSSASSVTSHVYNSLGTVNTTPKLTSLDHDSRVTSKYPSVTRSHFIPTMAPVNEIITTTLPSVPTTFSHQSTNSYIHFTTRPTGETLPTLKTIPTTTRPSTTLHNENIIYQDSFERSTISSAIESPSTRSQIHESLNTLLRREGLFAMAKYLRQSGLDNVLNETGPYTIFVPTDKAFRTLLVQLGGPEKAEQKFRDNPRLLSGLLLHHVIPGAFRIDSLQDEMTGVSLAGTQLRVNEYAMHDHEWNDIKQVTTINGAKVASNKRDIEIPQGVAHAVDRVMFPLPVGDLVQTLQADRERRFTNFLKMLYISGLQDTLSGPKTFTVFAPTDSAFESSSKDGAPVWTEEDGPEAAKTIVSRHVIPSTLYTAGMRYYLQKDTLRPQSPVHIHKNGGRVRVNEAHVVTHNIPATNGVLHAIDGIL
- the LOC100645257 gene encoding mucin-3A isoform X2 codes for the protein MRRRNVLCFLWITAILRIQGFVAAEADPAILSGTDLAQFQQSHPSHDPRPRLSASQQAQILSDVQQHQQRFRRPQDATNSRGSFDQVASKPQTSASYPSLAKYKVDRAKQQQLQQLYQQQQQVQQLIQEQQQKIAQQLSNPNYLNVQTQFQSQPAKQQFPQQFSSQYQNTNSHFQNLQQDLSQPLFSDRQTLQLQEYLEKQRELELVQKQRQQLLLEQQELRRQQELLRLQQLQKLTSTTPLPVPVTSASTIAISTATSPVLVSLPTARKITSSETDLFLKAIATHQKKFSTTTPIPPTTTTTARTTTTIKPTIVTAVSPRTYQEKITVTPTIPENLLSLIQEQQNQFVKQGKPKPEIKFIYQTEKPVTSKTVTTKTRSASLGSERDVLLKQLKLALAQSIDDDVRNVSTRDIVLPNGKKIQLIDSSSSLTSNLPTDGSTLTMSTLALTTSTTTIKPPKAIFEELTRGVLPPGADFEVIRQKSDGKLEEIGKAPIQSLPAKKVTFVVLEEQPDGSYKVQGVKGNAEKEGSEVESIVEKIKKGELKLPPSSSNPTTVTSLQNFGSGLDPNSISTRQSLTPSSQSIASTSPRSTTPRSTSISSRYTESKPTEYFPHVTISPNSVPTTDKYLSSASSVTSHVYNSLGTVNTTPKLTSLDHDSRVTSKYPSVTRSHFIPTMAPVNEIITTTLPSVPTTFSHQSTNSYIHFTTRPTGETLPTLKTIPTTTRPSTTLHNENIIYQDSFERSTISSAIESPSTRSQIHESLNTLLRREGLFAMAKYLRQSGLDNVLNETGPYTIFVPTDKAFRTLLVQLGGPEKAEQKFRDNPRLLSGLLLHHVIPGAFRIDSLQDEMTGVSLAGTQLRVNEYAMHDHEWNDIKVTTINGAKVASNKRDIEIPQGVAHAVDRVMFPLPVGDLVQTLQADRERRFTNFLKMLYISGLQDTLSGPKTFTVFAPTDSAFESSSKDGAPVWTEEDGPEAAKTIVSRHVIPSTLYTAGMRYYLQKDTLRPQSPVHIHKNGGRVRVNEAHVVTHNIPATNGVLHAIDGIL